Genomic window (Nomia melanderi isolate GNS246 chromosome 14, iyNomMela1, whole genome shotgun sequence):
ATTGAGATCAATTTGTACGTTTTAGAATTATATCACGATTCTCTGATACAACGCAGATTCGACGCGAATGCTTTTCGCTACATGGTggatttttatattgatattaacaTCGTTCTACACTGCAAATCTGACGGCGTTCCTTACGAAACCACAGTTTACCTTATCTATAAGTTCTTTGCAAGACATTGTTCACAAAGGATACAGTTGGGTCACTTACAAAGGACGCACCgtcgattttcttctttctcagGTGAAATTTAAAGGTGACCATTCAGGATTTATATTACTGCGAGCAATAATAATcagcaaattattttcattaggaCCGTTACAACGATTTAAGTTTATTGAACGCCAGCAAACGGCAAGGGAAAGGTGATTTTAAGTATTACGAATCATCGAGAGCCATATTGAAAACTGTGAGCACGAGTACGTATTAACAATTAATGTGTTTCATGTAAATACGCGTTTAACACTATATTCACGgaatgagtcaatttgactcatattgaattttataagcattaattgtatcctaattgtttacccttaaacctctaatttctaagatctaaatgaacggataacaatttctcggagaacaatagaacaaactgtacagtaaatgtcagtaaatcgaGTGTTAAATAATGTCGACATATTGCCGAGACCAAACTTCCACGTTTGGAAtgctaagttgcaaacaaatgatttaactattcgaacagcaagaaaacgatacataatttctttattctctatgatttaaggaTTCAGTTTCTAATCTAGCAATatctgcaaaaggttttgtacagcttaacaccaaaactaccgagtatttaaaatcttcgccacaagcctgacacgatattgtaggtcaagaagggattaagaaaaatattttaattccattttttcttctttcagaaAGACTCTTCCTAGCTGAAACACATTACTTgcaaacattaatattcaagGATTATGTGAACAAAACTCGCTATCATTTGGATCACAGTCTGCGCTGCACTTACGTGATAATGCCCGGAAGTATCTTGGACACGAGTCGCGCATTTGGTTTTTCTTACGGTTCGACCATTCGAAAACCtttgaataaaatgtacattttcaaGAACATTTTGAATAAGAAAATCAGGTGAAATAGGGGCGTAAACAGTTTATTTACTTTCAGGTTGATAAGATTGGTAGAAGCAGGCATCGTTCAACAGAAGCAAGAAGGAGATCTTCCACTGGCGGAAATTTGTCCGGTGGATCTTCGTTCAACGGAAAGACAACTCAGGAACACTGATCTCCTTCTGACGTATAAAGTCGTCGTGGCTGGATACGCGATCGCGGCAACtatttttctgtttgaaattatCTGCGCATTTCTCTCGAGCCGAGTGAAGAATAGAAAGCGGAGCGGTCCGCGAAATTCTCTTGCTCCAGCGCAAAGAGCAAAGAAACAATCCGTTAAAAATGTCCCGCTACGCGTAAACTTTTTAGATAGAGCTCCGCAAATAATACATAAGAACACCCAACACGTTTTGACGCAAGCTAATAAGCAGTTAATCAATGGAAGGAACTACTATGTCGTTACGGACAGAGGAGGGGACAAGAGATTGATTCCAATTAGGACACCGTCCGCTTTTCTGTTCCAATATTCCGTTTGACCACGCTAGATGTTGACGGtgatggaaaaatgaaatgacaTCGACGGatgtatattttagaatatttgtgTCGATCGGTAATGAGAAATAAACAGTGATTTCTTATGTTATCTCAATGTAGTTGAAAAACTTCTTTTCCTAACAAAGAGATGCGATGTTCATGGAGATACATTGAATGTCATCGCGTtagtaattttcttatttaacactagaactaaaaAGCACTTAAACCGACTTTCAAAAACTTCTTTATAAAAGCTGGaagcgtggatttattaagatccTAATTGGTTTACATTTTAGCTTAGGTGTGACCTAATTgtattctttagtaatttctcaaaggtCAAAGTCAAAAAAGGGTcaaggaatgagtcattttggcccatctggtaattctagtgttaagcaaaaCTGTACTTGTACTCATTGCATTTTTTATAGATGCAATAAACCCTTCCGAAAATCCCTAATAACTCATTAATTACGACTCAAATCTAACTGAACCTGACATTGAAAAATTGCTAGACGCCCActctaatttcttcaattataaAAGTTCACCGATTATGTCTATCAACtacgaaaattaattatttcctcgGCATCCGTCAACAAATGCTAGACTATCTGGGGACATCGTCTCGAGAAATAACTAATAACTAATCAACGCAACGCAAAATCCTATCAAAAGTGATAGGGGAAAGTAGAGGAAGTTCCATTCTACGATTTCCAGTTACAAATGTTAATCAGTCATTCGTGGGAAtcgagttattaatgaattatccATCGATTACGCAGACCACTGCGAACGTCATTGTGCGTCCTTGTCTCTCCCGCGAAATCATATATCTATCCTTGTCGGATACCTCCTTGGTCATCATGCTTTGCGcgtaggtaccagggactgatgagatgcttttacCAAGTAGGTGGCACGGGGAAcgctatctctgtccttgtcttacacattgcggggTTATGGAAAAGTCTGAAAATGCCctaccgctagatggcgctgcTATCGCCCGCAACCAAATCAActatccttgtcgcacagtagaactatccttgtcttacacattgcgggaATGGAAAAACGCTAATTTTGAATTACCTCCCTTGCACTTAACGAGTATTATAACGTGTCTGTCATGTTAATAATTTGTGATTAATACATAAAATGCTTATAGATTTGTGTTTAACATTAgcaaaaatgaaataagtttTTTGTAAATTGCGATGCTGCCCTCACTCGATGGATGGTTGAATATTGTTAGtaggtaattaattaaaaagcgATGTCTATtagtattgttatttatttatattttacattaatacttCAGAATGTCatgttattattgtataacatttgtgaatcataaaataacaattacgaAAGCTTATTGAGATAGTCACTACAGTTGTGAACTGTTTATAATACACTAAAATAAAtttaggaaatattaatatatcaaaacaATGATAAGAGCGATGGGTATTACTTGTTGCAAGTTATACACTTATGACAcatatttaatagtaatatataaatatacaattgtattatatatattataatatatttatgtacacttccttaaaataaatttatcaatgaatatttcgaaattcttcaACTCCATATATCGAAGTCTGTGATAGGAACTGTGTTTCTCCCAGATGATCCCTGTACAGAAAagaattcataataaataataaatacataacagGATACAAGTCTGCCAATTATATCAGCATATTTACCACACTACGATAACAAACAAACCCTTTATTTCAAAATTGCAGTAAAATACTTGCAATACTTGCAATACAGACATCATTATATATCAAGAAAAATTTGTCTAGCTACAGATCTAGAGAAATGCGTTACTCGCACACACTTGACATTCTTTACAAACGCAATTACTCGTCAAAGTTAACTAAATTATGACCCCCATGTAGTCACCAGCAGAGACTTATCTGTCTAAAATTCTCTAGCGGTCCACGCTAGGTAAATcgatcctcttcctcttccctgTAGTCTTCGTTGTTGTGCTGTGGTCTTTAGAAGCTAAAGATGGTAGCGTGCAACCTTTAGATTCCGCAGCCAGAAACCCTTTATGTTGCAGCCTTCTAATGTAGGTCGTATTAGGTATAACCGAGACAGATCCGAAGTAACAAACTTCCTTAGGCCGAGTGATGGACACCGGTGATGGTCTTTGCGATTCCTCTACCGTTTGCTCTGCTTCAGGTTCCACTTTGTCGCCAACTACTCTATCCTTCACAGAAGTCATATGCCATCTGGAAATGTTGGCTGGTGTTAAAATCAGCAATCAACAGGACAAAGAAAACAGAGGACTCCCTCGAGTCTTCTGGAATTGGATCCTAAAATACCTGCCAGTGCTTTGGCGACAGATTCTCGTAGGAGATTCGGCTGAAAGGACAGTCAGCCTTCTCTCCTCGGATTTCTTGGATAGCAGAGGGTTCATCGCGGACTCCTTGACCAGACAGGCCTGTAGCTCGACCAGAAACTTTTCTGCAAATCCATTCTGCATGAACAGCGAGTGTTGCAACAAGCTGGAGCACTTGGGACGGGCGTCAGGGTCCATGCGAAGACACTGAGCCAGGAAGTCGACCGCTGCAGCGTTGTCCCATGACGGGAACAATTTACGCAGCGCTGAGACTCCGGATTGAGGAGGGCCCATAAGTTCATCGGCGCTTGTATGACGCAACATTCTACCAGGCGCGTTGCGACTCAGTAACGCCATATGCCTTCTGCACAATCCCCCTGGAACATGTTCGACACGCTATGTATTCCAGctctttaacgcgttgaacgccgcacggtatcatagaacaaaatacacaaaatggaaaagatataatattaaatcattcgattgtgTGATATCTTGCTCAATGTcgccgtattaggtagcattgtttgtaatatacaaatgttttcaaataaccgccgttcaattgaatgaactatagtaattcgatttggttgaggtcaccggtgacccccatggcatccaacgtgttaacatattaatttcggtgacggtctcctcaattataatatattcttcaatctaataaattttctaaacaaaatattagaaaaatgaaacagaagcgagtcattgagttcctaaatataacgtcgtagtttatcatttctaataacgatatcaataggattcatttcattttcattatataaaatataggattacaaaAACAtgtaacgctggtagcgaacgggttaacacgttgaccgccacggtggtcatcggtgaccggagcttctaaaatgtttgaaaacaattacaataagagaattgatatttaatcgaaatatttagtaacaaaagctagataatagtgtaatatgagtaccttaacactagaactaccgagcatttaatatgattaatatgcaattcctataaaaattgtaataatagattattttcagtttcttcagacattcattctagtactctagtgaaactatttattttcaaaatcatttcgaatattgaatgcttcgaagatatcaataattgctaaacaaaaaaatcgaaaccaatcattttgactggtacggtagttccagtgttaatatcgagacattaataattatttctaatattattttcccctattataaaggaattaatcttactataacaaaacatggcatccaacgtgttaacgagCTTGACTCGTGATACAAATTTTGGACCAAACATAAATTACGAGTCTGACTGCAGGTGACAACACGAGTAAGATAATTGACTGAAAGATTcctctcgagtgaaaagggttaacgctATAAATGGCTACAACAAGAACCGCGAACAAACGAGTCCCTCGTGGGAACAAAAAAATATGGTAACGCGTCGCTGCTGTATGTTCGCCGCTCTTCCGCTGAATAATTAATCGCGGGTAGCGATAGGCGACCGATCGATGTTGCTCGCCACCACCAATTGTTGCATCCTTCTAAAACGCGTGCCGTTGCAAGCACCCTTCGATCGTGCGCTCCAAGAATTGATGCGAGTCAAGAATGGTAACTgttgaaataaaagtaatttcgaGAAAACTCGGTTTTACAGGCGCGATAAAACGATATGggaaaaccaaggaaaactgaGGGTTAAAAACATAGTAGACGTTTCTCTGGTAGTTATTAAAGAGATTCGTTAAAAAGTTagttaataattagaattattagaattataattattactgataAGAAATTAGTTATAAAAGTCTGaatggatgcactcttggagtttccacagagaaatttcaaaaagtcaatttcggtgcccggtagttccagtgttaaatatacAAGTTACCATTTTTCATTAAcgacttttttttcctttttcgacTTTGTTTCCTTATTCAACGAAttcttattaaagaaattaatttagaaacacGTAGACTGAtttatgaatcaattaaagtctcaatagatacactcttagagtttgaacagagaaatttcaaaaagttaaatatACAAGTTACCATTTTTCATCAAGCATTTTTCCAGCTAGTTTTATTCAACTAGCTGGAAAACCTATTTCCATCATATCCTCGATGACAACGAACATACCGAGGACTTTGGTGATTCGGTAAAGTTGGTCGACGTCGCTGTCGCCCGGAAACAGAGCGCTTCCGGTGATCATTTCCGCGTACAAACAGCCCGTCGCCCAGACGTCCACCGCTTTCCCGTACCGTGGATCGCCCAGCAGAAGTTCCGGCGACCGGTACCATCTGGTCGCCACGTAATCGGTGCAGGACTCGTTCGGTCCGTTCACGAGACGCGCGAACCCGAAGTCGCACAGCTTTATCACTCCGTTCGGCGACACCAGGATGTTCTCCGGTTTGATGTCGCGATGCATGATCTACGGAAATCGTGTACAATACTTATTCACATGgaatattaaccatttgcactcgagaatatttttctcaataaatattcattattttctgattgttccggcacggtttatttgagACACAGCCGTCGGTGCGTCAAGATTTATACCCAATTATGATCGCTCATGTCTAAACACAgtataagtaaattttggaagcgttttattgctagctgcatttttacatcCGATGTCATAAATAACCAGCAGCTGACATataaaaaacggcagctcaatcacttaaaccccgagcgcacagccaccggtacccttgaaggtcagaagggacgacgtaccccctacctccacaaGTAATGTGAAATAATTGATctaattattgatttaattgatCAATCAATACCATTGCTTAGTATTATTCAATGCAGTGAAAtcgaggaattacaattacaatttaattccaACTCAATTAATTGTACggattaacataattcatcgatcttcagacGAGCAAACAAATTCCCCGTCCGCGTAGAACGTTTCGGCTCGGAGTATTTAgcgctcaaagggttaagcgaaaaaaaaagaacaaacgaAACGTTATTCCCGTACTTCGACGGCGGATCGATAATTATTCTAGCAGTCGCAATTATTACATCTGTGCATCGGTCACGCGATCCTCGATGGAATGTCTTTGGTATCCTATATCTCTGCCCGCCGGCGAACGGAAGTTCTGTAAATGAACTCGTCGGGGATCGTTTCGCGGTAACGATCACGCGGTCTCTTCAACCGCCACGACAGCTTCGAGCGTACTACATACTACGCGCGTAGATTTCTCTCGATTTTCCAATTTGACGCGTTCACCGCCGCGGGAATTtagccctttgcggacgaagattctttgaaatatacgaaaccttcagcagattaagCTAAACGATACACTGATTgcttcattaaccccttggcgtgtgatctctttctcaattctgatcgataAGGCTACTttctgattaataatttattggaaaaagagaaaaattctaagcatatgctatgcctacatttctttttaaccagttaactgtggaatttagttggagaaacctctggttctgtgcgcaataaaataaaaatggagcgtctactcatcgaacgcaagacgaatgcacgtagagtatatttaaatgaaagatcaaagcgaaacaaagaagaattacatgtttatgtgaaaaaataaagaattcatcgttgaaagaattagtatcatgttaagctttacgatgacgtgtatactcgtcaaacacagctaactggttaagtataatagttgaatacaaaggaataatatttactttgaagtcgaatgaactgagtaatatatatatttgttgaatcatgttgaaaatcttcaccacgagtctgactcgtatGTTTTAGGGGAAGGGGTtaacaggaaaagaaggaaactacacgctgatctcttgttgttcgactaattcaatcatttgttcgcgacttgaTTTTCGAAATACAACAATTTCATCTCGCTAGAATGCCGACATTCGCCCGCGAAGAGTTAAAGTAGTCGTTGGCACTAAAAGGTTTAATTAGAATCGAGTAGCTCCAACTTACGTTATTAGAGTGACAAAAGTTCAGGCCTCGAAGGACTTGGTAAATGTGTCGTCTGGACGTTTCCCAGCCCAGTCCGCCTCCCAGTCGCTCCAGCTCGTCCAGCAGCGTGTGGTCCAGGTACTCGAACACGAGGTAGAATCGTTTCCTTCGACGGAACACTTCGATCATGTTCACCAGATTCTCGTGGCGCAGCTTCTGCAAGAACGTGTTCAGATTATTCGTGACTAACTTGCCTGATCGCGAATCTACTTAGATCTGAATCAAACCTTCTTTTTGGACAGGACTGGCCTGTAGATTGAGCTTGGGGgggttttaacccttcgcattcgagaggtgactctcagtcatcacttgattccatacaacaaaactataaagttgaatatttaatatttcaaattaaccctctatgggccgaatt
Coding sequences:
- the Ir76b gene encoding ionotropic receptor 76b isoform X1; protein product: MRILRVLLVALVAWFQRCNRYVNGQDTFAGTMDEEDGTPVPSHIVVTSWNDMPFSGIAKENGTWVGKGYAFYIFNLISAKLNFTYTIIPPNEHILGDENNGVLGLLYEKKVDMAVAFLPVLPEMGRYCEFSAFLDETSITAVMERPQESATGSGLLAPFERTVWLLLLVSLICVGPIIYLFASIRAKLWRDPDSEKFTVLSCFWFTYSSLLKQGTNIVATTDSTRMLFATWWIFILILTSFYTANLTAFLTKPQFTLSISSLQDIVHKGYSWVTYKGRTVDFLLSQDRYNDLSLLNASKRQGKGDFKYYESSRAILKTVSTKRLFLAETHYLQTLIFKDYVNKTRYHLDHSLRCTYVIMPGSILDTSRAFGFSYGSTIRKPLNKMLIRLVEAGIVQQKQEGDLPLAEICPVDLRSTERQLRNTDLLLTYKVVVAGYAIAATIFLFEIICAFLSSRVKNRKRSGPRNSLAPAQRAKKQSVKNVPLRVNFLDRAPQIIHKNTQHVLTQANKQLINGRNYYVVTDRGGDKRLIPIRTPSAFLFQYSV
- the Ir76b gene encoding ionotropic receptor 76b isoform X2, which codes for MRILRVLLVALVAWFQRCNRYVNGQDTFAGTMDEEDGTPVPSHIVVTSWNKVDMAVAFLPVLPEMGRYCEFSAFLDETSITAVMERPQESATGSGLLAPFERTVWLLLLVSLICVGPIIYLFASIRAKLWRDPDSEKFTVLSCFWFTYSSLLKQGTNIVATTDSTRMLFATWWIFILILTSFYTANLTAFLTKPQFTLSISSLQDIVHKGYSWVTYKGRTVDFLLSQDRYNDLSLLNASKRQGKGDFKYYESSRAILKTVSTKRLFLAETHYLQTLIFKDYVNKTRYHLDHSLRCTYVIMPGSILDTSRAFGFSYGSTIRKPLNKMLIRLVEAGIVQQKQEGDLPLAEICPVDLRSTERQLRNTDLLLTYKVVVAGYAIAATIFLFEIICAFLSSRVKNRKRSGPRNSLAPAQRAKKQSVKNVPLRVNFLDRAPQIIHKNTQHVLTQANKQLINGRNYYVVTDRGGDKRLIPIRTPSAFLFQYSV
- the LOC116427207 gene encoding cyclin-dependent kinase-like 4, with the translated sequence MDKYEMMEVVGEGSYGVVMKCKHRETGQLVAIKRFLETEEDLQVRKMAFREIRMLKKLRHENLVNMIEVFRRRKRFYLVFEYLDHTLLDELERLGGGLGWETSRRHIYQVLRGLNFCHSNNIMHRDIKPENILVSPNGVIKLCDFGFARLVNGPNESCTDYVATRWYRSPELLLGDPRYGKAVDVWATGCLYAEMITGSALFPGDSDVDQLYRITKVLGGLCRRHMALLSRNAPGRMLRHTSADELMGPPQSGVSALRKLFPSWDNAAAVDFLAQCLRMDPDARPKCSSLLQHSLFMQNGFAEKFLVELQACLVKESAMNPLLSKKSEERRLTVLSAESPTRICRQSTGRWHMTSVKDRVVGDKVEPEAEQTVEESQRPSPVSITRPKEVCYFGSVSVIPNTTYIRRLQHKGFLAAESKGCTLPSLASKDHSTTTKTTGKRKRIDLPSVDR